The genomic segment GACGGAAAACTACAGGAAATTTCACATAACGTTTGCCATTTGCGGCGTCGAAGAATCGGACCTACAGAGGCGGTGCTTGCACCCGATGATTCGATGCAGGCAGGATGACCTCATGCTCCTACTCCAGAGAACTTTCTACATGCTTTGCCCTTTACGCAAATGGACTTGTTATATGACGTTTCCACAACATACCTTAATCCTTTTCATAAACTACTCTAACAAATTCTTCGCCATAAGAATTCTGTATATCCTCTAATCCTGAAACCATTGATTTTACTAATAATTCTGCCTCATTGCTTCCTCTGCCATATTTGAGCTTTGGTAAATAGCACTTTACATAGCCATCTTCTTTAACATCTTTTATGTATTTTTCAGTAGTATATCTGTCAACTGAATTTATTGTATTTATTACTAATATAGAAACCGCTGAACAAATTATGTCTTGCCCTTTATCAGCATATCCTGAATGTCCCGAAACAATAAATCCATACTTTATTCCTTTCTCATTTTCAAAAACCACTACTTCTATACCTTTGCTAGTATTACTAT from the Pseudobacteroides sp. genome contains:
- a CDS encoding ribosomal-processing cysteine protease Prp produces the protein MKSKILLLVTVLILSFVSGCVANSDGTKTVSPTNTVTKVDYDYDEEKAKVEFEDLGKDHSNTSKGIEVVVFENEKGIKYGFIVSGHSGYADKGQDIICSAVSILVINTINSVDRYTTEKYIKDVKEDGYVKCYLPKLKYGRGSNEAELLVKSMVSGLEDIQNSYGEEFVRVVYEKD